Proteins from a genomic interval of Rosa chinensis cultivar Old Blush chromosome 2, RchiOBHm-V2, whole genome shotgun sequence:
- the LOC112189025 gene encoding uncharacterized protein LOC112189025 isoform X1, with protein MSQGRDIYRSQVRQYQTTLPPGRDKELKIFFYTQSRFWHDDPANYTHDECILQGRRAVFVTHDFLTSMNMRWLLLTVGLPLEEQAPILEEIITQFARMAVPQLSITVVILHISVRSLGSVDYQDIIDFVAREPINVNLHASPIYDTPVPASTVSLLRTYMSLLTIPASRSSIEGLKKVRFDSLEEDVIRETPTCAICIKDFVECVDELITSLPCAHQYHVDCIVQWLKRDHTCPLCRYRMPPARMDEDRDGTGTGTQLSHQIPNGGCRNLKCEGRVDPSECIYSNLFWYLFIFSLSNKICTIQK; from the coding sequence ATGTCCCAAGGGAGGGATATATATAGGAGCCAAGTAAGGCAATATCAAACAACATTGCCCCCAGGACGGGATAAGGAGCTTAAAATATTTTTCTACACGCAAAGCCGCTTTTGGCATGATGATCCGGCAAACTATACTCATGATGAATGTATCTTGCAAGGTCGCAGAGCAGTTTTTGTCACTCACGATTTCTTAACAAGTATGAACATGCGCTGGTTACTTCTTACTGTAGGTCTTCCATTAGAAGAACAGGCACCGATTCTTGAGGAAATAATAACTCAATTTGCTCGAATGGCTGTCCCCCAGCTGTCTATTACTGTGGTAATACTGCACATCAGTGTTCGCTCATTAGGTAGTGTCGACTATCAGGATATCATTGATTTTGTTGCAAGAGAACCGATCAATGTTAATTTACATGCTTCCCCTATTTATGACACTCCTGTGCCTGCTTCTACGGTGTCCTTGCTAAGAACATATATGTCACTTCTTACTATTCCTGCATCTAGATCCTCGATTGAAGGTTTGAAGAAAGTGAGATTCGATAGTTTGGAAGAAGATGTTATCCGAGAGACTCCAACATGTGCTATATGTATCAAGGACTTTGTAGAATGTGTTGATGAACTGATTACTAGTTTACCCTGCGCTCACCAGTATCATGTAGATTGCATTGTCCAGTGGCTGAAGAGAGATCACACTTGTCCCTTGTGCCGATACCGAATGCCACCTGCACGCATGGACGAGGATAGGGACGGGACGGGGACAGGGACGCAGTTGAGCCATCAAATCCCTAACGGAGGCTGTCGGAATCTCAAGTGTGAAGGGAGAGTTGATCCTTCCGAATGTATTTATAGTAATTTATTTTGGTACTTGTTTATTTTTAGTTTATCAAATAAGATTTGCACCATTCAGAAGTAG
- the LOC112189025 gene encoding uncharacterized protein LOC112189025 isoform X2, which yields MSQGRDIYRSQVRQYQTTLPPGRDKELKIFFYTQSRFWHDDPANYTHDECILQGRRAVFVTHDFLTSMNMRWLLLTVGLPLEEQAPILEEIITQFARMAVPQLSITVVILHISVRSLGSVDYQDIIDFVAREPINVNLHASPIYDTPVPASTVSLLRTYMSLLTIPASRSSIEGLKKVRFDSLEEDVIRETPTCAICIKDFVECVDELITSLPCAHQYHVDCIVQWLKRDHTCPLCRYRMPPARMDEDRDGTGTGTQLSHQIPNGGCRNLKCEGRVDPSECIYSNLF from the exons ATGTCCCAAGGGAGGGATATATATAGGAGCCAAGTAAGGCAATATCAAACAACATTGCCCCCAGGACGGGATAAGGAGCTTAAAATATTTTTCTACACGCAAAGCCGCTTTTGGCATGATGATCCGGCAAACTATACTCATGATGAATGTATCTTGCAAGGTCGCAGAGCAGTTTTTGTCACTCACGATTTCTTAACAAGTATGAACATGCGCTGGTTACTTCTTACTGTAGGTCTTCCATTAGAAGAACAGGCACCGATTCTTGAGGAAATAATAACTCAATTTGCTCGAATGGCTGTCCCCCAGCTGTCTATTACTGTGGTAATACTGCACATCAGTGTTCGCTCATTAGGTAGTGTCGACTATCAGGATATCATTGATTTTGTTGCAAGAGAACCGATCAATGTTAATTTACATGCTTCCCCTATTTATGACACTCCTGTGCCTGCTTCTACGGTGTCCTTGCTAAGAACATATATGTCACTTCTTACTATTCCTGCATCTAGATCCTCGATTGAAGGTTTGAAGAAAGTGAGATTCGATAGTTTGGAAGAAGATGTTATCCGAGAGACTCCAACATGTGCTATATGTATCAAGGACTTTGTAGAATGTGTTGATGAACTGATTACTAGTTTACCCTGCGCTCACCAGTATCATGTAGATTGCATTGTCCAGTGGCTGAAGAGAGATCACACTTGTCCCTTGTGCCGATACCGAATGCCACCTGCACGCATGGACGAGGATAGGGACGGGACGGGGACAGGGACGCAGTTGAGCCATCAAATCCCTAACGGAGGCTGTCGGAATCTCAAGTGTGAAGGGAGAGTTGATCCTTCCGAATGTATTTATAGTAATTTATTTTG A